From the Desulfobacterales bacterium genome, one window contains:
- the ligA gene encoding NAD-dependent DNA ligase LigA, translating into MSDAIDPAVIKRIEQLRAQLHQHNHRYYILDDPEVSDAQYDRMMRELIALETAHPQFYSPDSPSSRVGAAPLSGFETVSHTVAMLSLDNGFDDSDILDFDRRVKRQLRVEDEIFYTAEPKMDGLAVELVYENGVLTTASTRGDGATGELITDNVRTIRTVPLVLQAGDNLQIPEILVVRGEVFIGVDGFRRLNEQRLKDQLPPFANPRNAAAGSLRQLDSRITAKRPLEIFLYNVGMSSATVPESHWETLQMLKRYGFRVNPLIRPRITISQVLEYYRELSANRHQLPYDIDGMVIKVDQVDLQVQLGATSRSPRWAIAYKFEAQEETTRVMDITVQVGRTGALTPVAHLEPVKVGGAMVSRATLHNEDEVRRKDVRIGDTVLVRRAGDVIPEVVKVIESRRTGSEKPFVMPKNCPVCGTRVNRDKGEAVTRCINSSCSSQIKERIKHFASKKAFDIDGLGDKIVDQLVSRGLVKTFADIYRLDRESLIGLDRLGPKSADNLIRAIRSSRKISFSRFLYALGIRNVGEHVAGILADKFDSLAALMESAPEEVECIDGIGGVISESISSFFSLAENRASVRQLFDAGVEIYRNIRSKAGALEGKVFVLTGSLQRLSRAEAKQLIEHAGGTVTGSISRNTDFLVVGQSPGSKLDRAKGLGIEILDEETFKKMVS; encoded by the coding sequence ATGTCCGATGCTATAGATCCCGCCGTTATCAAGAGAATAGAACAGTTAAGAGCGCAGCTTCACCAGCATAACCACCGGTACTATATCTTGGATGATCCTGAGGTATCCGACGCGCAATATGACCGGATGATGAGGGAGCTGATAGCGCTGGAGACGGCGCATCCGCAATTTTACAGTCCTGATTCGCCGTCTTCACGGGTCGGGGCTGCGCCATTGTCCGGATTTGAGACCGTGTCCCACACGGTTGCCATGTTGAGCCTGGATAATGGCTTCGATGATTCGGATATTCTTGATTTTGATCGCCGGGTGAAACGTCAACTTCGCGTCGAGGATGAGATTTTTTACACGGCTGAGCCGAAAATGGATGGTCTGGCCGTTGAACTTGTCTATGAAAACGGCGTATTAACGACCGCTTCAACCCGGGGAGACGGGGCTACCGGTGAATTGATCACCGACAATGTCCGCACGATCCGAACCGTTCCGCTGGTGCTCCAGGCAGGAGATAATTTGCAGATCCCGGAGATTCTTGTGGTCCGGGGAGAAGTCTTTATCGGGGTTGATGGATTCAGGCGGCTCAATGAACAGCGGCTTAAAGACCAGCTGCCCCCGTTCGCCAATCCGAGAAATGCCGCGGCAGGCTCGTTAAGGCAGCTGGACTCGAGAATAACGGCAAAACGTCCGCTGGAAATTTTTTTATACAATGTCGGGATGAGTTCAGCCACGGTTCCGGAATCGCACTGGGAGACGCTGCAGATGTTGAAACGGTACGGGTTCAGAGTCAATCCCCTCATCCGGCCCCGTATCACGATCAGCCAGGTCCTGGAATATTATCGCGAACTCAGTGCGAATCGTCATCAGTTGCCTTATGATATCGATGGAATGGTCATCAAGGTCGACCAGGTTGATCTTCAGGTTCAACTGGGCGCAACCTCCCGCAGTCCCAGATGGGCAATCGCCTATAAATTCGAGGCTCAGGAGGAAACCACCCGGGTGATGGATATCACGGTTCAGGTGGGGAGAACCGGCGCTCTGACCCCTGTTGCGCATCTGGAACCGGTCAAGGTGGGTGGCGCAATGGTCAGCCGGGCCACATTACACAATGAAGACGAAGTAAGAAGAAAAGATGTCCGGATCGGTGACACGGTTCTGGTACGCAGAGCCGGTGATGTGATTCCGGAAGTGGTCAAGGTCATCGAATCCAGACGAACCGGATCGGAAAAGCCGTTTGTTATGCCAAAAAATTGCCCGGTCTGCGGGACACGGGTGAACAGGGATAAAGGCGAAGCCGTTACCCGGTGTATCAATTCGAGCTGCTCTTCGCAGATCAAGGAGCGTATCAAACACTTTGCATCCAAAAAAGCGTTTGATATCGATGGATTAGGGGATAAAATAGTTGACCAGCTGGTGAGCAGGGGGCTGGTGAAAACCTTCGCGGACATTTACCGGCTCGATCGGGAATCGCTGATCGGTCTTGACCGCCTGGGACCCAAATCGGCTGATAATCTCATCCGGGCAATCCGCAGCAGCAGGAAGATAAGTTTTTCGAGATTTCTGTATGCCCTGGGCATTCGAAATGTCGGGGAACATGTGGCAGGAATCCTGGCTGATAAGTTTGACTCTCTCGCGGCGCTGATGGAATCGGCTCCGGAGGAGGTTGAATGCATCGATGGGATTGGTGGCGTTATCTCTGAAAGCATCAGCAGCTTTTTCTCTCTGGCGGAAAACCGTGCGTCTGTCCGGCAGCTGTTTGATGCCGGTGTTGAAATTTATCGGAATATCCGTTCGAAAGCCGGAGCGCTGGAAGGCAAGGTGTTTGTGTTGACGGGCAGTTTGCAGCGCCTTTCAAGGGCAGAGGCAAAACAGCTGATTGAACATGCCGGCGGCACAGTCACCGGTTCCATCAGCCGCAATACGGATTTTCTGGTTGTCGGCCAGTCGCCGGGTTCCAAACTGGATCGGGCAAAAGGACTGGGGATCGAAATCCTTGACGAGGAAACCTTTAAAAAAATGGTATCGTGA
- a CDS encoding nucleoside phosphorylase, with the protein MVNGDVDQAIVKPAIGKNSPDPGRLVVMVSNRADLDAVARCLNLKPENARNVMMSRLHTAGAGLSRISVIGPMIGAPYAALVMENLIAWGARQFVFFGWCGSISPRIRIGDIIVPTGAFIDEGLSKHYRADEQIPARPSVHINRATTEVLNRCGVAWHEGVIWTTDAIFRETPDRVEYFQSKAAIAVEMEISALCSVAVFRNVRFGSICVVSDELATLNWRPGFGDPRFRQSRKTVCEVIKNLCPML; encoded by the coding sequence GTGGTAAATGGCGACGTTGATCAAGCGATTGTAAAACCCGCTATAGGGAAAAATTCACCTGATCCGGGGCGTTTGGTCGTGATGGTCAGCAACAGGGCCGATCTGGATGCCGTTGCCCGGTGTCTGAATCTGAAACCGGAAAACGCCCGGAATGTGATGATGAGCCGGTTGCATACGGCCGGTGCCGGTTTATCCCGAATTTCGGTGATCGGGCCTATGATCGGCGCTCCCTATGCCGCATTGGTTATGGAAAACCTGATCGCTTGGGGCGCACGTCAATTTGTTTTCTTCGGCTGGTGCGGCTCCATTTCACCCCGCATCCGTATCGGGGATATTATCGTGCCTACGGGCGCCTTTATCGATGAAGGACTGTCAAAACACTATCGGGCCGATGAGCAGATACCGGCCCGGCCTTCCGTTCATATCAACCGGGCAACCACCGAGGTTTTGAACCGTTGCGGTGTTGCTTGGCACGAGGGCGTGATCTGGACGACCGATGCCATCTTTCGTGAAACGCCGGACCGGGTTGAATATTTTCAGTCAAAAGCCGCGATTGCGGTGGAAATGGAAATATCCGCCCTCTGCAGTGTGGCTGTCTTCCGTAACGTCCGGTTCGGAAGTATCTGTGTGGTTTCCGATGAACTGGCGACGTTGAACTGGCGTCCCGGATTTGGCGATCCGCGCTTCAGGCAAAGCCGAAAAACCGTATGCGAGGTCATTAAAAACCTATGTCCGATGCTATAG